From a single Cinclus cinclus chromosome 16, bCinCin1.1, whole genome shotgun sequence genomic region:
- the NUBP1 gene encoding cytosolic Fe-S cluster assembly factor NUBP1 isoform X3: MAEAPGAPEECPGTGSAQAGRAAACQGCPNQGLCAAGAGGPDPVEAAELRARLRAVRHTVLVLSGKGGVGKSTFSALLAHGLAADETKQVGWFVFQVALLDIDICGPSIPKMMGLEGEQVHQSGSGWSPVYVEENLGVMSVGFLLSSPDDAVIWRGPKKNGLIKQFLRDVDWGEVDYLIVDTPPGTSDEHLSIVQYLSATHIDGAVIVTTPQEVSLQDVRKEINFCRKVKLPIIGVVENMSGFVCPKCKNESQIFPPTTGGAEKMCQNLSVSLLGKVPLDPQIGKSCDRGQSFLAEAPESPATLSYRSIIQRIQEYCEQHHLQEEKIM; the protein is encoded by the exons ATGGCGGAGGCGCCAGGCGCGCCGGAGG AGTGTCCCGGGACCGGCAGCGCCCAGGCGGGAAGGGCGGCCGCCTGCCAGGGATGCCCCAACCAAGGGCTGTGCGCGGCCGGCGCCGGCGGGCCGGACCCGG TGGAGGCGGCGGAGCTGCGAGCGCGGCTGCGGGCGGTGCGGCACACGGTGTTGGTGCTGTCCGGCAAGGGCGGCGTGGGCAAGAGCACCTTCAGCGCCCTCCTGGCGCACGGGCTGGCGGCGGACGAGACCAAGCAG GTTGGCTGGTTTGTTTTCCAGGTTGCTCTGCTGGACATAGATATCTGTGGGCCATCGATTCCTAAAATGATGGGTCTAGAAGGAGAACAG GTCCATCAGAGTGGATCTGGGTGGTCTCCAGTG TATGTTGAAGAAAACTTAGGTGTTATGTCAGTGGGGTTCTTGCTCAGTAGTCCTGATGATGCTGTCATCTGGAGAGGACCAAAAAAGAATG GGCTGATCAAGCAGTTTCTGCGAGATGTGGACTGGGGTGAAGTGGATTACCTGATCGTGGACACGCCCCCAGGAACATCAGATGAGCACCTGTCCATCGTGCAGTACCTCAGTGCCACCCACATTGACGGTGCCGTCATCGTCACCACCCCCCAG GAAGTGTCACTTCAGGATGTTCGGAAGGAGATCAATTTCTGCCGCAAAGTGAAGCTGCCCATCATTGGTGTTGTGGAGAACATGAGTGGCTTTGTGTGCCCCAAGTGTAAG AATGAATCTCAGATCTTTCCCCCAACTACTGGTGGTGCAGAGAAGATGTGCCAGAACTTAAGTGTTTCTCTCCTGGGTAAAGTGCCTCTGGATCCACAGATAG GAAAGAGTTGTGACAGAGGCCAGTCTTTCTTGGCTGAAGCACCTGAGTCTCCAGCTACGTTATCTTACAGGAGTATCATTCAAA GAATTCAGGAGTACTGTGAACAGCACCATTTGCAAGAAGAAAAGATAATGTAA
- the NUBP1 gene encoding cytosolic Fe-S cluster assembly factor NUBP1 isoform X2 translates to MAEAPGAPEECPGTGSAQAGRAAACQGCPNQGLCAAGAGGPDPGECRGREGTARRARCGLTGGAVRAHRRRGVSAVEAAELRARLRAVRHTVLVLSGKGGVGKSTFSALLAHGLAADETKQVALLDIDICGPSIPKMMGLEGEQVHQSGSGWSPVYVEENLGVMSVGFLLSSPDDAVIWRGPKKNGLIKQFLRDVDWGEVDYLIVDTPPGTSDEHLSIVQYLSATHIDGAVIVTTPQEVSLQDVRKEINFCRKVKLPIIGVVENMSGFVCPKCKNESQIFPPTTGGAEKMCQNLSVSLLGKVPLDPQIGKSCDRGQSFLAEAPESPATLSYRSIIQRIQEYCEQHHLQEEKIM, encoded by the exons ATGGCGGAGGCGCCAGGCGCGCCGGAGG AGTGTCCCGGGACCGGCAGCGCCCAGGCGGGAAGGGCGGCCGCCTGCCAGGGATGCCCCAACCAAGGGCTGTGCGCGGCCGGCGCCGGCGGGCCGGACCCGGGTGAGTGCCGCGGCCGTGAGGGGACGGCTCGCAGGGCGCGGTGCGGGCTCACCGGCGGCGCGGTGCGGGCTCACCGACGGCGCGGTGTCTCCGCAGTGGAGGCGGCGGAGCTGCGAGCGCGGCTGCGGGCGGTGCGGCACACGGTGTTGGTGCTGTCCGGCAAGGGCGGCGTGGGCAAGAGCACCTTCAGCGCCCTCCTGGCGCACGGGCTGGCGGCGGACGAGACCAAGCAG GTTGCTCTGCTGGACATAGATATCTGTGGGCCATCGATTCCTAAAATGATGGGTCTAGAAGGAGAACAG GTCCATCAGAGTGGATCTGGGTGGTCTCCAGTG TATGTTGAAGAAAACTTAGGTGTTATGTCAGTGGGGTTCTTGCTCAGTAGTCCTGATGATGCTGTCATCTGGAGAGGACCAAAAAAGAATG GGCTGATCAAGCAGTTTCTGCGAGATGTGGACTGGGGTGAAGTGGATTACCTGATCGTGGACACGCCCCCAGGAACATCAGATGAGCACCTGTCCATCGTGCAGTACCTCAGTGCCACCCACATTGACGGTGCCGTCATCGTCACCACCCCCCAG GAAGTGTCACTTCAGGATGTTCGGAAGGAGATCAATTTCTGCCGCAAAGTGAAGCTGCCCATCATTGGTGTTGTGGAGAACATGAGTGGCTTTGTGTGCCCCAAGTGTAAG AATGAATCTCAGATCTTTCCCCCAACTACTGGTGGTGCAGAGAAGATGTGCCAGAACTTAAGTGTTTCTCTCCTGGGTAAAGTGCCTCTGGATCCACAGATAG GAAAGAGTTGTGACAGAGGCCAGTCTTTCTTGGCTGAAGCACCTGAGTCTCCAGCTACGTTATCTTACAGGAGTATCATTCAAA GAATTCAGGAGTACTGTGAACAGCACCATTTGCAAGAAGAAAAGATAATGTAA
- the NUBP1 gene encoding cytosolic Fe-S cluster assembly factor NUBP1 isoform X4, which translates to MAEAPGAPEECPGTGSAQAGRAAACQGCPNQGLCAAGAGGPDPVEAAELRARLRAVRHTVLVLSGKGGVGKSTFSALLAHGLAADETKQVALLDIDICGPSIPKMMGLEGEQVHQSGSGWSPVYVEENLGVMSVGFLLSSPDDAVIWRGPKKNGLIKQFLRDVDWGEVDYLIVDTPPGTSDEHLSIVQYLSATHIDGAVIVTTPQEVSLQDVRKEINFCRKVKLPIIGVVENMSGFVCPKCKNESQIFPPTTGGAEKMCQNLSVSLLGKVPLDPQIGKSCDRGQSFLAEAPESPATLSYRSIIQRIQEYCEQHHLQEEKIM; encoded by the exons ATGGCGGAGGCGCCAGGCGCGCCGGAGG AGTGTCCCGGGACCGGCAGCGCCCAGGCGGGAAGGGCGGCCGCCTGCCAGGGATGCCCCAACCAAGGGCTGTGCGCGGCCGGCGCCGGCGGGCCGGACCCGG TGGAGGCGGCGGAGCTGCGAGCGCGGCTGCGGGCGGTGCGGCACACGGTGTTGGTGCTGTCCGGCAAGGGCGGCGTGGGCAAGAGCACCTTCAGCGCCCTCCTGGCGCACGGGCTGGCGGCGGACGAGACCAAGCAG GTTGCTCTGCTGGACATAGATATCTGTGGGCCATCGATTCCTAAAATGATGGGTCTAGAAGGAGAACAG GTCCATCAGAGTGGATCTGGGTGGTCTCCAGTG TATGTTGAAGAAAACTTAGGTGTTATGTCAGTGGGGTTCTTGCTCAGTAGTCCTGATGATGCTGTCATCTGGAGAGGACCAAAAAAGAATG GGCTGATCAAGCAGTTTCTGCGAGATGTGGACTGGGGTGAAGTGGATTACCTGATCGTGGACACGCCCCCAGGAACATCAGATGAGCACCTGTCCATCGTGCAGTACCTCAGTGCCACCCACATTGACGGTGCCGTCATCGTCACCACCCCCCAG GAAGTGTCACTTCAGGATGTTCGGAAGGAGATCAATTTCTGCCGCAAAGTGAAGCTGCCCATCATTGGTGTTGTGGAGAACATGAGTGGCTTTGTGTGCCCCAAGTGTAAG AATGAATCTCAGATCTTTCCCCCAACTACTGGTGGTGCAGAGAAGATGTGCCAGAACTTAAGTGTTTCTCTCCTGGGTAAAGTGCCTCTGGATCCACAGATAG GAAAGAGTTGTGACAGAGGCCAGTCTTTCTTGGCTGAAGCACCTGAGTCTCCAGCTACGTTATCTTACAGGAGTATCATTCAAA GAATTCAGGAGTACTGTGAACAGCACCATTTGCAAGAAGAAAAGATAATGTAA
- the NUBP1 gene encoding cytosolic Fe-S cluster assembly factor NUBP1 isoform X1, whose amino-acid sequence MAEAPGAPEECPGTGSAQAGRAAACQGCPNQGLCAAGAGGPDPGECRGREGTARRARCGLTGGAVRAHRRRGVSAVEAAELRARLRAVRHTVLVLSGKGGVGKSTFSALLAHGLAADETKQVGWFVFQVALLDIDICGPSIPKMMGLEGEQVHQSGSGWSPVYVEENLGVMSVGFLLSSPDDAVIWRGPKKNGLIKQFLRDVDWGEVDYLIVDTPPGTSDEHLSIVQYLSATHIDGAVIVTTPQEVSLQDVRKEINFCRKVKLPIIGVVENMSGFVCPKCKNESQIFPPTTGGAEKMCQNLSVSLLGKVPLDPQIGKSCDRGQSFLAEAPESPATLSYRSIIQRIQEYCEQHHLQEEKIM is encoded by the exons ATGGCGGAGGCGCCAGGCGCGCCGGAGG AGTGTCCCGGGACCGGCAGCGCCCAGGCGGGAAGGGCGGCCGCCTGCCAGGGATGCCCCAACCAAGGGCTGTGCGCGGCCGGCGCCGGCGGGCCGGACCCGGGTGAGTGCCGCGGCCGTGAGGGGACGGCTCGCAGGGCGCGGTGCGGGCTCACCGGCGGCGCGGTGCGGGCTCACCGACGGCGCGGTGTCTCCGCAGTGGAGGCGGCGGAGCTGCGAGCGCGGCTGCGGGCGGTGCGGCACACGGTGTTGGTGCTGTCCGGCAAGGGCGGCGTGGGCAAGAGCACCTTCAGCGCCCTCCTGGCGCACGGGCTGGCGGCGGACGAGACCAAGCAG GTTGGCTGGTTTGTTTTCCAGGTTGCTCTGCTGGACATAGATATCTGTGGGCCATCGATTCCTAAAATGATGGGTCTAGAAGGAGAACAG GTCCATCAGAGTGGATCTGGGTGGTCTCCAGTG TATGTTGAAGAAAACTTAGGTGTTATGTCAGTGGGGTTCTTGCTCAGTAGTCCTGATGATGCTGTCATCTGGAGAGGACCAAAAAAGAATG GGCTGATCAAGCAGTTTCTGCGAGATGTGGACTGGGGTGAAGTGGATTACCTGATCGTGGACACGCCCCCAGGAACATCAGATGAGCACCTGTCCATCGTGCAGTACCTCAGTGCCACCCACATTGACGGTGCCGTCATCGTCACCACCCCCCAG GAAGTGTCACTTCAGGATGTTCGGAAGGAGATCAATTTCTGCCGCAAAGTGAAGCTGCCCATCATTGGTGTTGTGGAGAACATGAGTGGCTTTGTGTGCCCCAAGTGTAAG AATGAATCTCAGATCTTTCCCCCAACTACTGGTGGTGCAGAGAAGATGTGCCAGAACTTAAGTGTTTCTCTCCTGGGTAAAGTGCCTCTGGATCCACAGATAG GAAAGAGTTGTGACAGAGGCCAGTCTTTCTTGGCTGAAGCACCTGAGTCTCCAGCTACGTTATCTTACAGGAGTATCATTCAAA GAATTCAGGAGTACTGTGAACAGCACCATTTGCAAGAAGAAAAGATAATGTAA